Proteins from one Candidatus Margulisiibacteriota bacterium genomic window:
- a CDS encoding NAD(P)-dependent oxidoreductase codes for MPNFYSGKRVLVSGASGFIGSHLARALADKGARVTALHRRSPAIIPHSLLFSPPDPRIALLQVDINDHSLVDRTMGAVKPEVVFHLAAESQVRRAAENRELTLQTNYRSAKYLLESAFRHSPDLLALVVSSSILVYPQTLTPPFREEMLSAPGEDDRAASVFASQPYALSVALIDQAARNSGLPVSVCRLTNVYGPGDFNSQRTVPLLFRAIIRNSPLELRLSAGQLAGVRDFLYIDDAVGSYLRLGAKTPELPGQAFNFGTDQPITLTGLIKLLFAGAGLTMENSQVSYSAVRTEGATPSYFADWSKAKNLLGWEPKIALQEGLQRTFLWYQEFFKRHPEALPS; via the coding sequence ATGCCTAATTTTTACAGCGGGAAAAGAGTCTTGGTCTCCGGCGCCAGCGGGTTTATCGGCTCGCATCTGGCCCGGGCCTTAGCCGACAAGGGGGCGCGGGTGACCGCTTTGCACCGCAGAAGCCCGGCCATCATCCCCCACTCCTTGCTTTTTTCCCCTCCCGATCCCCGGATCGCTCTTTTACAGGTTGATATCAACGATCATTCTTTGGTGGACCGGACCATGGGCGCGGTCAAGCCCGAAGTCGTTTTTCACCTGGCAGCCGAAAGCCAGGTCCGCAGAGCGGCCGAAAACCGGGAATTGACCCTTCAGACCAACTATCGTTCCGCCAAATATTTGCTCGAGTCCGCTTTCCGGCATTCCCCCGATCTCCTGGCCTTGGTGGTCTCTTCCAGCATATTGGTCTATCCCCAGACCCTTACCCCGCCTTTTCGGGAAGAGATGCTCTCCGCGCCCGGCGAGGATGACCGCGCGGCTTCCGTCTTTGCCTCCCAGCCCTACGCCCTGTCCGTCGCGCTCATCGATCAAGCGGCTCGCAACTCGGGATTGCCGGTTTCCGTCTGCCGGCTGACCAACGTTTATGGCCCGGGAGACTTTAATTCCCAAAGAACGGTCCCGCTGCTTTTCCGGGCGATAATCCGCAATTCCCCCCTGGAACTCCGGCTATCTGCCGGCCAGCTTGCCGGCGTTCGTGATTTTCTTTATATTGACGATGCCGTGGGATCATACCTGCGGCTGGGGGCGAAAACCCCGGAATTGCCAGGGCAAGCCTTCAATTTTGGGACCGACCAACCGATCACTCTAACCGGTTTAATTAAATTGCTCTTTGCCGGCGCCGGCCTTACAATGGAAAACAGTCAGGTCTCCTATTCTGCGGTGAGAACCGAAGGCGCAACGCCCAGCTACTTTGCGGACTGGTCCAAAGCTAAAAACTTATTGGGTTGGGAGCCGAAGATCGCCCTGCAAGAGGGGCTGCAAAGGACCTTTCTCTGGTATCAGGAATTCTTCAAGCGCCACCCGGAAGCCTTGCCCTCTTAG
- a CDS encoding arginine decarboxylase, pyruvoyl-dependent: MVPDKIFFVKGVGRHKEKLASFEMALRDAGIQAVNYVQVSSIFPPGCKQVPREQGLKMIKPGQITFIVMSRNDTNESHRLISASIGVALPADPSTYGYLSEHHGHGMTDEECGEYAEDIAAQMLATVLDIPFDETTSWDERQEMWKLSDKIVRTSHVTQSAIGQRGLWTTVLAAAVLIIDPASAAPEGK; encoded by the coding sequence ATGGTCCCGGATAAGATCTTTTTCGTCAAAGGGGTCGGGCGGCACAAAGAAAAGCTGGCCAGCTTTGAGATGGCGCTGCGCGACGCCGGCATCCAGGCGGTCAACTACGTCCAGGTCTCCAGCATCTTCCCGCCCGGTTGTAAGCAGGTCCCCCGCGAGCAAGGGCTGAAAATGATCAAGCCGGGCCAGATCACTTTTATCGTCATGTCGCGCAACGACACCAACGAATCGCACCGCCTCATTTCCGCGTCGATCGGCGTCGCCCTGCCGGCCGACCCGAGCACCTACGGATACCTGAGCGAACACCACGGCCACGGGATGACCGACGAGGAGTGCGGCGAATACGCCGAAGATATCGCGGCGCAGATGCTGGCGACCGTCCTGGACATTCCGTTCGACGAGACTACCAGCTGGGACGAGCGGCAGGAAATGTGGAAGCTCTCCGACAAGATCGTCCGGACCTCGCACGTGACGCAGAGCGCCATCGGCCAGCGCGGCCTCTGGACCACCGTGCTGGCCGCCGCCGTCCTGATCATCGACCCGGCCAGCGCCGCGCCCGAAGGCAAATAG
- a CDS encoding glycosyl transferase: MAKYGYFDQDNKEYVITRPDTPLPWINYLGAEQYCALMSNTAGGYSFYRDPKERRITRYRYNNVPMDRGGRYIYIRDNKTEDYWSASWQPVMKKDKYECRHGIGYTVITTEYANVQAKTTYFVPLGENLEIWMLEIKARKAADLSVFPFVEFCLWDALNDMTDYQYNLNIGQTEFKDNIIYHLSRYRVSQDVVGFLACANATPKGFDTQRRDFMGTYGDFANPRAVEEGKMNNSIACGWSPVGALMFPCHLKANETKTFIFVLGFSEDITEPARKVKKFAKKEVVLKELAKLKEYWDENLDKFSVRTPDPELNIMANTWNQYQCRTTFNWSRSASYYESGIGRGMGFRDSNQDTLGFVHMIPAKVKERIKDLAATQLADGSAYHQYSPLTKKANPSDHKYGDDHLWLIYSVASYLKETGDLAFLKEKVTFAGEDKGTMYEHLARAIRFSLKHIGSHGLPKILFADWNDCLNLDQGKGKAESVMVAQMLVGAAFELAKMAGLLNKKKDAKLYQQIAEKMKEQINKASWDGEWYVRAYTDDCEPVGAKACPEGKIYLETQAWAVLSGTADRERGLKCLDAVHRHLATEHGIQVMTPPYSKFYHQLGSIGVYPPGLKENGAIFCHPNPWAMIAECLLGRGDRAYQYYRAILPPARGEIADLHKTEPYVYCQMIAGKYHKDFGEGKNSWLTGSACWNFVAMSQYILGIRPDYLGLKIDPCIPKAWKGFSAKRTFRGADYYITVRNPYGVSKGVQSVVMDGKKVVANIIPPDAKPGKEHHVEVMMG; the protein is encoded by the coding sequence ATGGCGAAATACGGCTACTTTGATCAAGACAATAAAGAATACGTTATAACCCGGCCCGACACCCCGCTGCCGTGGATCAACTACCTGGGGGCGGAACAGTATTGCGCGTTGATGAGCAACACCGCCGGCGGCTACAGCTTCTACCGGGACCCGAAAGAGCGCCGCATCACCCGCTATCGTTACAACAACGTGCCGATGGACCGGGGCGGCCGCTACATCTACATCCGCGACAATAAGACCGAAGATTACTGGTCGGCTTCGTGGCAGCCGGTGATGAAAAAAGACAAGTACGAATGCCGCCACGGGATCGGCTACACCGTTATTACGACCGAATACGCCAACGTCCAGGCCAAGACGACCTACTTTGTCCCGCTCGGCGAAAATCTGGAAATTTGGATGCTGGAGATCAAAGCGCGCAAAGCGGCCGACCTGTCGGTCTTCCCCTTTGTCGAGTTCTGTCTCTGGGACGCGCTCAACGACATGACCGACTACCAGTACAACCTGAACATCGGCCAGACCGAGTTCAAGGACAACATCATTTATCACCTCTCCCGCTACCGCGTCTCCCAGGACGTCGTCGGCTTCCTTGCCTGCGCCAACGCGACCCCCAAGGGGTTCGACACCCAGCGGCGCGACTTTATGGGGACCTACGGCGACTTCGCCAATCCGCGCGCGGTCGAAGAGGGGAAGATGAACAATTCGATCGCCTGCGGCTGGTCGCCGGTCGGGGCGCTGATGTTCCCCTGCCATTTAAAGGCGAACGAGACCAAGACCTTTATCTTCGTCCTCGGCTTCTCCGAGGACATTACCGAGCCGGCGCGCAAGGTCAAGAAATTCGCCAAGAAAGAGGTCGTCCTGAAAGAGCTGGCCAAGCTGAAGGAATACTGGGACGAGAACCTCGACAAGTTCTCCGTCCGGACCCCCGACCCCGAGCTGAACATCATGGCCAACACCTGGAACCAGTACCAGTGCCGGACCACGTTCAACTGGTCGCGCTCCGCTTCTTATTACGAATCGGGGATCGGCCGCGGCATGGGTTTCCGCGATTCGAACCAGGACACTCTTGGCTTTGTCCACATGATCCCGGCTAAGGTCAAAGAGCGGATCAAGGACCTGGCCGCCACGCAATTGGCCGACGGAAGCGCCTATCACCAATATTCCCCGCTGACCAAAAAGGCCAATCCGTCCGACCACAAATACGGCGACGACCACCTCTGGCTGATCTACTCGGTCGCCAGCTATCTCAAGGAGACCGGCGACCTCGCTTTCCTGAAGGAAAAAGTGACGTTTGCCGGCGAGGACAAGGGAACGATGTACGAGCATCTCGCCCGGGCGATCCGGTTCTCCCTGAAGCATATCGGCTCGCACGGCCTCCCCAAGATCCTTTTTGCCGACTGGAACGACTGCCTCAACCTCGACCAGGGTAAAGGGAAAGCGGAATCGGTCATGGTCGCGCAGATGCTGGTCGGGGCCGCTTTTGAGCTGGCCAAGATGGCCGGTCTGCTCAACAAGAAGAAGGACGCCAAGCTCTACCAGCAGATCGCCGAGAAGATGAAAGAACAGATCAACAAGGCTTCCTGGGACGGTGAATGGTATGTCCGCGCTTATACGGACGACTGCGAACCGGTCGGCGCCAAAGCCTGTCCCGAAGGGAAGATCTATTTGGAAACCCAGGCCTGGGCCGTTCTTTCCGGCACGGCCGACCGGGAGCGCGGGCTTAAGTGCCTGGACGCCGTCCACCGGCACCTGGCGACCGAGCACGGCATCCAGGTGATGACCCCACCCTACTCCAAATTCTACCACCAGCTCGGCTCGATCGGCGTTTATCCGCCCGGCCTAAAAGAGAACGGCGCGATCTTCTGCCACCCGAACCCGTGGGCAATGATCGCGGAATGCCTGCTCGGCCGCGGCGACCGCGCTTACCAGTACTACCGGGCGATCCTCCCGCCGGCGCGCGGCGAGATCGCCGACCTCCACAAGACCGAGCCGTACGTCTACTGCCAGATGATCGCCGGCAAATACCACAAGGATTTCGGCGAGGGGAAGAACTCGTGGCTGACGGGCTCGGCCTGCTGGAACTTCGTCGCCATGTCGCAGTATATCCTCGGGATCAGGCCCGATTACTTGGGGCTAAAGATCGACCCGTGCATCCCCAAGGCGTGGAAAGGGTTCTCCGCCAAACGGACGTTCCGCGGCGCGGATTATTACATCACCGTGCGCAATCCGTACGGGGTCAGCAAAGGGGTCCAGAGCGTTGTCATGGACGGCAAGAAGGTCGTCGCCAACATCATTCCGCCCGACGCCAAGCCAGGCAAAGAGCATCACGTCGAAGTGATGATGGGTTAA
- a CDS encoding alpha-amylase family protein, with translation MLPFGVTFYPDQWPVETWEENFREIKKSGFNVVRFGEMAWDWLEPAPGKFDFAGLDRAMNICHKHGIKVLLGIPTSQVPPWFYRLWPNSRPVAQDGTLYPEAGPRPNICKDNPHYRKLAERLTRKLVARYKNHPALLYWQIDNEPVYPPLDHTTMNDFCHCQHTRRAFISWTKKRYGSLKKVNEVWGTKFWTNHLSSFEDITTPKAGIWEAVSPHIFLDWFRFKTDSLAGWIGYLAKIVKQLDGKHKVGANGFIGISTRVPDHSIMVQGLDWYGLDIYPKGGRMGKTDLAFMLDLWRSFARAGHAEFHITEMQGGQNVRWGCPDYVAGPEIKWWTEMAFEHGAQALLYHAWRPPLFGAETAGFGILKADGSSTKRLDVIKKLAKSIPHSSFRNPHSKLAIAYLRSSEVQTYQEQGPPRGVAGQWEPVRVDIGLLHGMMSIQGAYQLAAKKHKLIDFIFEQDLTAGNIPYRTLLLPDPYLLSKQQFANLKKWVAQGGTLITESRFGLKDENGHLYPNPLLEALLGVTWDHGEMNADGFLDVLAGHPKKNLLITKKIGRGKVLYANFSLFSVIQKGASKWRNTATLIKTIKNTL, from the coding sequence CCGGGAGATCAAAAAGAGCGGCTTCAACGTGGTCCGGTTCGGCGAAATGGCCTGGGATTGGCTGGAACCTGCCCCGGGCAAGTTCGACTTTGCCGGGCTCGACCGTGCCATGAATATTTGCCATAAACACGGGATAAAAGTCCTGCTGGGCATCCCCACTTCCCAAGTCCCTCCCTGGTTCTACCGGCTCTGGCCCAACAGCCGGCCGGTCGCCCAGGACGGGACCCTGTATCCGGAAGCCGGCCCGCGGCCCAACATCTGCAAAGACAACCCGCATTACCGGAAACTGGCTGAACGGCTGACCAGAAAGCTGGTCGCCCGGTACAAGAATCACCCGGCCCTGCTCTACTGGCAAATCGATAACGAGCCGGTTTACCCGCCGCTCGACCATACGACGATGAACGATTTCTGCCATTGCCAGCACACCCGCCGCGCCTTCATCAGCTGGACGAAGAAACGCTACGGCTCGCTGAAAAAAGTGAACGAGGTCTGGGGAACTAAGTTCTGGACCAACCACCTCTCCAGCTTTGAGGACATTACGACACCGAAGGCCGGGATCTGGGAAGCCGTCTCGCCGCATATCTTCCTCGACTGGTTCCGGTTCAAGACCGATAGCTTGGCTGGCTGGATCGGCTATTTGGCCAAGATCGTCAAACAACTGGACGGCAAGCACAAAGTCGGCGCCAACGGTTTCATCGGCATCAGCACCCGTGTCCCCGACCATTCCATTATGGTCCAGGGGCTCGACTGGTACGGCCTCGATATTTATCCCAAGGGGGGCCGGATGGGGAAGACCGATCTCGCTTTCATGCTCGACCTCTGGCGCAGCTTCGCCCGCGCCGGTCATGCAGAATTTCATATTACTGAAATGCAGGGCGGTCAGAACGTTCGCTGGGGCTGCCCCGATTACGTCGCGGGACCGGAGATCAAGTGGTGGACCGAAATGGCTTTTGAACATGGCGCCCAGGCCTTGCTCTATCATGCCTGGCGTCCGCCTTTGTTCGGCGCGGAAACCGCGGGTTTCGGCATTCTCAAAGCCGACGGTTCCTCGACTAAACGTTTGGACGTTATTAAAAAACTAGCCAAATCAATTCCGCATTCGTCATTCCGCAATCCGCATTCAAAGTTAGCCATTGCTTATCTTCGCTCCAGCGAAGTGCAGACCTATCAGGAACAGGGACCGCCGCGGGGGGTCGCCGGACAATGGGAGCCGGTTCGCGTCGATATCGGCCTGCTGCACGGGATGATGTCGATCCAGGGAGCTTATCAGTTGGCCGCCAAGAAACATAAGCTCATCGACTTCATCTTTGAGCAGGACCTGACCGCCGGCAATATTCCGTACCGGACACTGCTGCTCCCCGATCCTTATCTGCTTTCCAAACAGCAGTTCGCCAACCTGAAAAAGTGGGTCGCTCAGGGCGGAACGTTAATAACCGAGTCCCGATTTGGCCTGAAAGACGAGAATGGGCATCTCTACCCCAATCCGCTGCTCGAAGCGCTGCTGGGCGTTACCTGGGACCACGGTGAGATGAATGCCGACGGTTTTCTGGACGTCCTGGCCGGACACCCCAAAAAGAATTTATTGATCACCAAGAAGATCGGTCGGGGCAAAGTCCTTTACGCGAATTTTAGTCTGTTTTCCGTAATCCAGAAGGGAGCAAGCAAATGGCGAAATACGGCTACTTTGATCAAGACAATAAAGAATACGTTATAA